The Methanomassiliicoccus sp. genomic sequence TTATCGCCATGGTCAATCCTCTGGTCATATGTGGTACTCCCTGTCGAAATATTTCGGCCGGTATCCGTCCCAGGGAAAGGTGGCCAAGCTGCTGATGACCAATGGCCTGCGGGTCAAGGAAGGTCGGGTCTACAGCGGCGACGTGGAGATCGGGGATGTGGCCATCGCCCGGGCGATCAACGTCGACCGGAGGATCGTCAGGGCCGCGGTGGAGACCATCGAGTCCGAGGAGGAGCTTCGCCAGGTGTTTTGCCTGCTTCAGCCGACGGCCATGCTTAAGGATGTGGCCCCGGTGATGGGTTGGAGCTGCATCGAGGTCATCCCCACCGACGCGCACGTCCCGGGCATAATCGCCGACGTGACCAGTGTGATCGCCGAGGCCGGCATCAGCGTAAGGCAGGCGTTGGTCGACGACCCCGAGCTGAGCGACGAGCCCAGGCTCTACGTCATCACTGGAAGCGAGGTGCCTCCGGAGATGATCCCCCGCATCAAGGCCTGCCGGGGCGTGAAGAGCATTCTTCTGCATTGAGATTGGTCCGCTGGATGCCAAGACCTGAGACCTCAGCCATGGGGGTCCGTGGCCGTCTTGTCCATCTCCTTCGCTGGCACATTCATCCGATGGAGCAC encodes the following:
- a CDS encoding ACT domain-containing protein, which gives rise to MWYSLSKYFGRYPSQGKVAKLLMTNGLRVKEGRVYSGDVEIGDVAIARAINVDRRIVRAAVETIESEEELRQVFCLLQPTAMLKDVAPVMGWSCIEVIPTDAHVPGIIADVTSVIAEAGISVRQALVDDPELSDEPRLYVITGSEVPPEMIPRIKACRGVKSILLH